From Besnoitia besnoiti strain Bb-Ger1 chromosome X, whole genome shotgun sequence, one genomic window encodes:
- a CDS encoding hypothetical protein (encoded by transcript BESB_017810), whose translation MCAAFFTFSARASRAAAEFSAHRARNAGRQAPVCTSSSSLSAARASSPTSSSSLSSFFPFPSSQRRFFSDRQSAPSGRSEAATSPSLSEAEKTLKHWLRTSVCASSSPSSSSHASPSADSCPPGSAAPPSLPSAPSPAGASAALFAWSEELAASAPEAFLLLADFVRARNHVNELLERYAIGAAPDNSHEDARRNVDAAARAVGVALPPRAEAPHAPAISADAQNIQASRAEL comes from the coding sequence ATGTGTGCGGCTTTCTTTACTTTTtccgcgcgggcctctcgcgccgccgctgagttTTCTGCTCATCGAGCCCGGAACGCAGGTCGCCAGGCGCCCGTCTGtacgtcttcttcctctctctctgctgcccgcgcctcgagtcctacttcttcttcttctctatcttctttttttccgtttccttcttctcagcGTCGATTTTTCTCTGACAGGCAGAGCGCGCCCAGCGGCCGctcggaggccgcgacgtcgccttctctgtctgaGGCGGAAAAGACACTCAAGCACTGGCTGCGAACCTCTGtttgcgcctcttcttctccttcttcctcctctcatGCTTCACCTTCTGCTGACTCTTGCCCACCCGGCTCTGccgcccctccctctctcccctcggcgccttcccccgcgggcgcctcggcagccTTGTTCGCTTGGAGCGAGGAGctcgcagcgtctgcgcctgaggcttttcttcttctcgcggactttgtgcgcgcgcggaacCACGTGAACGAACTTCTTGAGCGCTACGCGAttggcgccgcgcccgacaACAGCCacgaggacgcgaggcgaaaCGTCgatgccgcggcgcgcgccgtcggcgtcgccctgccaccgcgcgcagaggctccGCACGCGCCTGCGATCTCCGCCGACGCACAGAACATacaggcgagccgcgcggagctctGA
- a CDS encoding metallo-beta-lactamase domain-containing protein (encoded by transcript BESB_017820), which yields MTEPQRPPSRGGPVQALASSSSSRELRRRGASASLALPRRPSPPTARSSFAPAAPPASSFSTSVPSPASVSSVPPASLVSSSTLFPRLLHVTALGAGQDVGRSAVCVRVGCRCVMFDCGCHLGMKDARKFPLFDKLASLALEQGRAEKRESLLVGGDDETVPASSLEAERLRKRAREDVEARRERCASLQDVRGAEERTRSSSHSRERRLSPQPPNARAAGRAVSGERDDRGSPSPRGHSDSLQRAASLPRSAQVFAAADGESSFSSSLLSLEALLRQPRGIFSHAVDACVVTHFHLDHCGALPTFTEDLQYRGPVLMTFPTKALSPLLLLDCARVGRDRLQRGRLQQAYAAAASAASAASPAPGERERSSHALFEAPHPHAAKTAANAAMGLTRGRGALRSEKKAAQAAVASTPPVATPAPGSLWTFGEGDVHESLRRVKALRLHETWSSAEEEKQSDAGDGGDAEAGEEIQLTPYYAGHVLGAAMFELKIGKTKVVYTGDYNTLPDRHLGSASIPCLRPDVLISECTYASFVRPSKKTVERDFCAIVHDTLTKGGKVLIPVFAVGRAQELCMLLENYWDRMHLEFPIYFAGGMTERANAYYRLYVHWSKAEANADADDEDALPTSAFSFPHILPFQSSLLSAPTPLVLLATPGMLHGGLALKALKAWASEPANLVLLPGYCVRGTVGAMLIAGQRQIPLDGHATLNVKCKVRYMSFSAHADTTGIQQLVLNTQPRSVVLVHGEKEGMERLANVIRKDFNIPVFTPATGQTVSIPVARPQRAVPVYVHLNFLRTAVAAAAAAGAPGQAAGSTQQREELARLVASCTEGDDELRRVLVSSGFASLLGLEPGSLGDARRGSPSLSAGSSPCVVSSGVLPRYFPFLPAPPALLFKLSASGAPPLESSSDPDVAPRADFADGNARYLLVDVETLREAAKDAAMYGAGSLLRHLDNARGSVPSAPSSSSSRMASAEGVASTESSFAACESPASILADFSGTAEAAVPSCLRLHCVRYSKRATIAFAAFRSLLHLFFEYFAQCHAACAQRNGEASGAAAAAPPAELSGPLHLGVNVKVQTIGGGTEPRSDAQAGEGAHVDCAREARQPEENAQGANADEDAPVLVAFLSLVAVHDGRETLRMQWAEEDDHPGSAVFVFVEFFSSFDSTTGETGSHGSSEKGPASPFSVKTEP from the exons ATGACAGaaccgcagcggccgccgagccgcggcggcccagTGCAGGCCTtggcctcttcttcgtcgtcgcgggAGCTTCGGCGTAGGGGCGCGAGTGCCTCCcttgcgctgccgcggcgcccgtcgccgccgaccgcgcgaTCCTCTTTCGCGCCCGCTGCTCCCCCagcctcttctttttctaCTTCTGTGCCTTCTCCTGCGTCTGTGTCTTCCGTCCCTCCTGCCTCTTTGGTGTCTTCTTCCACTCTCTTTCCTCGTTTGCTTCATGTGACGGCACTGGGAGCGGGACAGGACGTAGGGCGGAGCGCggtgtgtgtgcgcgtggGGTGCCGCTGCGTGATGTTTGACTGCGGCTGTCACTTGGGCATGAAGGACGCGCGCAAGTTTCCGCTCTTCGACaagctcgcctcgctcgcacTGGAGCAggggagagcggagaagcgcgagagtcTTTTggtgggcggcgacgacgagacggTCCCCGCGTCCAGCCTCGAAGCAGAGAGACTGAGAAagagggcgcgagaggacgtggaggcgaggagagagagatgcgcAAGTCTGCAGGACGTGCGTGGAGCCGAAGAGAGAACGCGCTCATCCTCACActccagagagcgacgcctgtctcctcagcctccgaacgcgcgcgcggcg GGCAGGGCCGTCTCAGGCGAGCGCGATGACCGtggctcgccctcgccgcgcgggcacTCCGAcagtctgcagcgcgcggcctcgctcccgCGATCAGCGCAGGtattcgccgcggcggatgGAGAGagttcgttttcttcttctttgctGTCACTCGAGGCACTGCTccgacagccgcgcggcaTTTTCTCGCATGCAGTCGACGCATGCGTCGTGACGCACTTCCACCTCGACcactgcggcgcgctgcccaCCTTCACCGAGGACCTTCA ATATCGAGGCCCGGTGCTGATGACGTTTccgacgaaggcgctgagTCCGTTGCTTCTACTCGATTGCGCGCGAGTGGGGCGGGATCGCttgcagcgaggccgcctgcagcaggcctACG ccgcggctgcgtcggctgcgtcggctgcgtcgcccgcgcctggcgagcgcgagcgcagctCGCACGCGCTGTTTGAGGCGCCGCATCCCCACGCAGCAAAGACtgcggcgaacgccgcgaTGGGGTtgacgcgcggccgcggcgcgctgcgcagcgagaagaaggctgcgcaggccgcggtcgcgtccACCCCGCCGGTCGCGACTCCGGCGCCTGGATCCCTATGGACCttcggcgagggcgacgtcCACGAAAGCCTCAGGCGCGTGAAGGCCCTGAGGCTCCACGAGACCTGgagcagcgcggaggaggaaaagcagagcgacgcaggcgacgggggggacgccgaggccggcgaagagATCCAGCTGACTCCGTACTACGCCGGCCAtgtcctcggcgccgccatGTTCGAGCTGAAGATCGGAAAAACCAAAGTTGTGTACACCG GAGACTACAACACGCTTCCAGATCGACATCTCGGCAGCGCGTCGATCccctgcctccgccccgaCGTGCTGATTTCCGAGTGTACCTACGCCTCGTTCGTCCGCCCCAGCAAGAAGACTGTCGAACGCGACTTCTGCGCGATTGTGCATGACACACTCACCAAGGGC GGCAAGGTTTTGATTCcagtcttcgccgtcggACGGGCGCAGGAGCTCTGCATGCTGCTGGAGAATTACTGGGATCGCATGCACCTGGAGTTTCCGATCTACTTCGCGGGCGGCATGACAGAGCGCGCGAACGCCTACTACCGCCTCTACGTCCACTGGAGCAAGGCGGAGGccaacgcagacgccgacgatgAAG ACGCCCTGCCGACGTCGGCCTTCTCGTTTCCGCACATTCTGCCCTTTCAGTCTTCGCTCCTGTCTGCACCCACTCCGCTGGTGCTGCTGGCGACGCCAGGCATGCTGCatggcggcctcgcgctgaAGGCGTTGAAGGCGTGGGCGAGCGAGCCTGCGAACCTCGTCCTGCTTCCGGGGTACTGCGTGCGAGGGACTGTCGGGGCCATGCTCATCGCAG GGCAGCGGCAAATCCCGCTCGACGGCCACGCGACGCTGAACGTGAAGTGCAAAGTGCGCTACATGTCTTTTTCGGCGCATGCGGACACGACCGGCATTCAGCAGCTTGTCCTGAACACGCAGCCCCGCAGCGTCGTCCTCGTGCACGGAGAAAAGGAGGGCATGGAGCGACTCGCAAACGTCATCCGGAAAGACTTCAACATCCCC GTGTTCACGCCGGCGACTGGGCAGACAGTTTCCATTCCGGTGGCGCGTCCACAGCGCGCAGTTCCGGTGTACGTGCACCTCAACTTCCTCCGGACCGCCgtggccgctgcagccgccgcgggtgcCCCAGGGCAAGCGGCTGGCAgcacgcagcagagagaggagctcGCCAGACTCGTCGCGAGCTGCacagagggagacgacgag CTTCGGCGCGTGCTTGTTTCCtccggcttcgcctcgctgcttggCCTGGAACCAGGCAGCCTCGGCGACGCAAGAAGaggctcgccgtctctctcagCGGGCTCCTCcccctgcgtcgtctcttcGGGCGTGCTGCCTCGCTACTTCCCCTtcctgcctgcgcctcctgcgctgcTCTTCAAGCTCTCGGCGTCGGGAGCTCCTCCGCTCGAGTCCTCGTCTGATCCcgacgtcgcgccgcgcgcagattTCGCGGACGGCAACGCGCGCTACCTTCTCGTGGACGtggagacgctgcgcgaaGCGGCCAAGGACGCGGCGATGTACGGTGCGGGCTCGCTTCTTCGGCATCTCGACAACGCGCGAGGCTCCGTGCCCTCcgccccttcctcctcttcttcgcggatGGCGTCCGCGGAGGGTGTGGCGTCGACGGAGTCGTCGTTCGCTGCGTGCGAATCTCCTGCGTCCATCCTTGCGGACTTTAGCGgcacggcggaggctgcggttCCCTcgtgcctgcgcctccactgcGTCCGCTACTCCAAGCGCGCCACgatcgccttcgcggccttccgctCGCTTCTGCATCTCTTTTTTGAGTACTTTGCGCAGTGTcacgccgcctgcgcgcagcgcaacggcgaggcctcgggagcagccgccgccgccccgcccgcggaACTCTCCGGACCGCTCCACCTCGGCGTCAACGTCAAGGTGCAGACGATAGGAGGAGGCAcggagccgcgcagcgacgcccaggcgggcgagggcgcccaCGTAGACTGCGCTCGAGAGGCCCGGCAGCCGGAGGAGAACGCGCAGGGAGCAAAcgccgacgaagacgcgcccGTCCTCGTCGCGTTTCTCTCCTTGGTGGCAGTTcacgacggccgcgagacgctgcgcatgcagtggGCGGAAGAG GATGATCATCCTGGgagcgccgtcttcgtcttcgtggAGTTCTTTTCCTCTTTCGACTCCACGACGGGCGAAACGGGCTCGCACGGCTCCTCCGAGAAAGGCCccgcgtctcctttctcAGTCAAAACTGAGCCGTAA